In one window of Candidatus Scalindua sp. DNA:
- a CDS encoding PilZ domain-containing protein, producing MIHQDTGIENRKYPRIKKRLQFKIKTDDFVVVTETVNLSCIGVSCQVKEKIPYMTRLKIVFGLPCSDEKKGEISVVCYGVVVRVEKAISKTPAITAYNVAIFFSEIERSEREKLSDYIQKHVIV from the coding sequence ATGATCCATCAAGATACAGGTATAGAAAACAGAAAATACCCTCGAATCAAAAAACGGTTACAATTCAAAATTAAGACCGACGATTTTGTAGTTGTTACGGAAACGGTAAATTTGAGTTGTATTGGGGTCTCGTGTCAGGTAAAAGAAAAAATACCATATATGACGAGGCTCAAGATTGTTTTTGGTTTGCCTTGTTCTGATGAAAAGAAAGGCGAGATATCTGTTGTGTGTTATGGTGTAGTTGTGAGGGTGGAAAAAGCCATTTCAAAAACACCTGCAATAACAGCGTATAATGTGGCCATTTTTTTTAGTGAAATAGAGAGATCTGAAAGAGAAAAATTGTCAGATTATATTCAGAAGCATGTTATTGTGTAG
- a CDS encoding DHH family phosphoesterase, which yields MIQYFDVFNGDADGITALHQWRLADPVESTLITGVKRDISLLENIPAQKDQQLTVFDISLKSNREFLDAHLDLQNRITWFDHHQAGTPLPEHPCLTLHLDHAPNTCTSNIVNRLLEGKFLKWAVVGAFGDSLHELGAELAMKAGCTESETQELEELGTLINYNAYGDSIEDLHFSPLKVYLEMKNFVDPSDFCQSSQLCKDLRQGFKEDFSNLEDIPREDFQSDGAIFYLPDEKWARRLIGTYANQLSSQSPNRPHAILRKKGTGWLVSVRAPETNPVGADILCSSFETGGGRPKAAGINMLPDDQLPEFIDKFRCHFVT from the coding sequence TTGATACAGTATTTTGATGTCTTTAATGGTGATGCTGATGGTATTACTGCACTTCATCAGTGGCGTTTGGCAGATCCTGTTGAATCGACTCTGATTACGGGAGTAAAGCGGGATATCAGTCTACTGGAAAACATTCCGGCCCAAAAAGATCAACAGCTAACCGTTTTTGATATATCGCTGAAATCAAATCGTGAATTTTTAGATGCCCATTTAGATCTTCAAAACCGTATTACCTGGTTTGATCATCATCAGGCAGGTACTCCACTCCCGGAACATCCTTGTCTTACTTTACATTTAGACCATGCTCCGAATACCTGTACGAGCAACATCGTAAATCGTTTACTGGAAGGGAAGTTCCTGAAATGGGCGGTGGTGGGGGCTTTTGGAGACAGTCTGCATGAACTTGGTGCAGAACTTGCCATGAAGGCTGGCTGCACTGAGTCAGAGACACAAGAGTTGGAGGAGTTGGGAACGCTTATTAATTATAACGCATATGGTGATTCTATAGAAGATTTACACTTCTCCCCTTTAAAGGTGTACCTGGAAATGAAGAATTTTGTTGATCCATCTGATTTTTGTCAATCTTCACAGTTATGTAAAGATCTGAGGCAGGGGTTTAAGGAAGATTTTTCAAACTTAGAGGATATCCCTAGGGAAGATTTTCAGTCGGACGGGGCAATATTCTATCTGCCTGATGAAAAATGGGCAAGGAGATTGATCGGTACCTATGCAAATCAGTTGTCCTCTCAATCCCCAAACCGTCCCCATGCAATATTGCGGAAAAAGGGAACAGGGTGGCTTGTGAGCGTTCGGGCGCCTGAAACAAATCCGGTGGGAGCGGATATTTTGTGTTCTTCCTTTGAAACGGGAGGCGGTAGACCGAAGGCAGCTGGTATTAATATGTTACCGGATGATCAATTGCCGGAATTTATTGATAAATTCCGGTGCCACTTTGTAACATAA
- the cysN gene encoding sulfate adenylyltransferase subunit CysN produces the protein MDLRKTSGNANLLRFTTVGSVDDGKSTLIGRILMETNNVYDDQLVAVRKIAKRKGEEEIDLSLLTDGLAAEREQGITIDVAYRYFQTSKRKFIIADTPGHVQYTRNMVTGASTANLAIILIDARKGILEQSRRHGFIASLLQVSHMIVAVNKIDLVDYSQEIYQSIVTEYDEYSRKLDIRDITYIPVSALKGDNVVSKSVHTPWYEGPTVLHVLENVHIGSDLNLHDFRFPVQYVIRPDLNFRGYAGKIVTGTIYPGEEVVVLPSGLTSKVKTITTMDGELSEAGAPQSVVLSLEDEIDISRGDMIVRRQNLPLVERKIDVILCWMGEDPLKIGKNYFIKHTSRVVNGFIKKLVYMFDVNTLHRTDATEHNPFCELLKTLHRTDVDTLMLNEIGRAEIEITQPIIFDQYNKNRETGSFIIIDPDTNFTVGAGMIRGVVRSIEETIHAERKVSDAVIKAMNITPEKSFISLEEREEKNNHKSAVIWLTGLSGAGKSTIARKLERTLYNMGCHTAALDGDNLRHGLCKDLGFSGEDRTENIRRVGEVARIFCEQGSIVICTFISPLRSQREQVRALIPQGKFFEVFIHCSLKTCVKRDPKGLYQKAINGEIPEFTGISSPYEEPLNPELIIDSEHKSVEDNLKIIIEKFQNEGILKN, from the coding sequence ATGGATTTACGGAAAACATCAGGAAATGCCAACTTGCTACGGTTTACTACCGTTGGCAGCGTAGATGACGGGAAATCTACTCTTATTGGAAGAATCCTAATGGAGACGAACAATGTATATGATGACCAGCTTGTTGCAGTGAGAAAGATTGCAAAACGTAAGGGTGAAGAAGAGATAGACCTGTCACTCTTGACTGATGGTTTGGCTGCTGAGCGGGAGCAGGGTATAACGATTGATGTTGCGTATCGTTATTTTCAGACTTCGAAGAGAAAGTTTATCATTGCTGATACTCCAGGCCATGTTCAGTATACCAGGAACATGGTTACGGGAGCCTCTACTGCCAATTTGGCCATAATCCTTATTGATGCACGAAAAGGAATACTTGAGCAATCAAGGAGACATGGTTTTATTGCCAGTCTTCTGCAGGTTTCCCACATGATTGTTGCCGTTAACAAGATTGATTTGGTTGATTATTCTCAAGAGATTTATCAATCAATAGTTACCGAATACGATGAATATTCGCGGAAGCTTGATATAAGAGACATTACCTATATTCCTGTTTCAGCATTAAAAGGTGATAATGTGGTTTCAAAGAGTGTGCATACTCCGTGGTATGAAGGCCCTACCGTATTACATGTGCTTGAAAATGTCCATATTGGATCAGATTTGAATCTTCATGACTTTAGATTCCCTGTTCAATATGTTATACGGCCAGATCTCAATTTCCGAGGGTATGCGGGCAAGATTGTTACCGGTACCATCTATCCCGGAGAAGAAGTAGTTGTGTTGCCTTCCGGTCTGACTTCCAAAGTGAAAACTATCACTACCATGGATGGTGAACTGAGTGAAGCGGGTGCACCGCAATCGGTTGTCTTGTCACTTGAAGATGAAATAGACATTAGCCGGGGAGATATGATCGTTCGACGCCAAAATCTTCCTCTCGTTGAGAGAAAGATAGATGTTATCCTCTGTTGGATGGGAGAAGATCCCCTCAAGATTGGGAAAAACTATTTCATCAAACATACCTCTCGGGTGGTAAATGGTTTTATCAAAAAATTGGTATACATGTTTGATGTCAATACTCTGCATCGTACTGATGCGACAGAGCATAATCCTTTCTGTGAGTTGTTGAAAACATTACATCGTACCGATGTGGACACCTTGATGCTGAATGAGATAGGACGTGCAGAAATAGAAATTACCCAACCAATTATTTTTGATCAGTATAACAAAAACCGAGAGACAGGTAGTTTTATCATTATTGATCCCGATACAAATTTTACCGTTGGGGCAGGGATGATCCGGGGTGTTGTGCGCAGTATTGAAGAGACGATACATGCGGAGCGGAAAGTGTCAGATGCCGTTATAAAGGCGATGAATATTACTCCGGAAAAATCATTTATCTCTCTTGAAGAACGGGAAGAAAAAAATAATCATAAATCTGCGGTTATTTGGTTGACGGGTTTGTCAGGAGCAGGTAAATCAACTATCGCCAGGAAACTTGAACGGACTCTCTATAATATGGGTTGCCATACTGCTGCGTTGGACGGAGACAATCTGCGGCATGGCCTTTGTAAAGACCTCGGTTTTTCAGGAGAGGATCGAACGGAGAATATAAGACGTGTAGGGGAAGTTGCCAGGATCTTTTGTGAACAGGGTTCTATTGTGATATGTACTTTTATTTCTCCATTAAGAAGTCAGAGAGAACAAGTCAGGGCACTGATACCACAAGGAAAATTCTTTGAAGTTTTTATCCACTGCAGTCTTAAAACATGTGTAAAACGGGATCCGAAGGGACTCTATCAAAAGGCCATTAATGGAGAGATACCCGAGTTTACGGGAATCAGCTCTCCATACGAGGAGCCTCTTAATCCTGAGCTTATCATAGATTCTGAGCATAAATCTGTTGAGGATAATCTCAAGATAATTATAGAAAAATTCCAGAATGAAGGGATACTGAAGAATTGA
- the cysD gene encoding sulfate adenylyltransferase subunit CysD, protein MNNTLPYLKQLESESIHIIREVVAEFKNPVMLYSIGKDSAVMVRLAQKAFYPGRIPFPLMHIDTGYKFPEMIEFRDRFVNEIGCRLIVERNEEWISKGAHPQKLGVDKCCAKLKTQGLLNSIKKYKFDAAFGGARRDEEKSRAKERIFSFRDQFGQWDPKLQRPELWNLYNCRINEGESIRVFPLSNWTEMDVWYYLKSEEIPIVPIYFAQEREVVDRDGILVPYNDLVHLKPGEKVEKIMCRFRSLGCSPCTGAVRSDATTIDDIITEVEQATKSERENRIIDLTTDSSMEDKKKEGYF, encoded by the coding sequence TTGAATAATACTCTACCCTATCTTAAACAACTTGAGTCAGAGTCCATCCATATTATTCGTGAGGTGGTAGCTGAGTTTAAGAATCCTGTTATGCTTTATTCGATAGGAAAGGATTCCGCAGTCATGGTTCGTCTGGCTCAAAAAGCCTTTTATCCGGGTCGGATTCCGTTTCCACTTATGCACATTGATACCGGTTATAAATTTCCGGAGATGATTGAGTTTCGTGATCGGTTTGTAAATGAAATTGGGTGCAGGCTTATTGTTGAACGAAATGAGGAGTGGATCAGCAAGGGTGCTCATCCCCAAAAGCTTGGGGTTGATAAATGCTGTGCCAAATTAAAGACTCAAGGATTGCTGAATTCGATAAAGAAATACAAGTTTGATGCAGCCTTTGGGGGGGCCCGTCGGGATGAAGAAAAGTCAAGGGCTAAAGAAAGAATCTTTTCTTTTAGAGATCAATTTGGGCAGTGGGATCCAAAACTTCAAAGGCCGGAACTCTGGAATCTCTATAATTGCCGTATCAATGAAGGGGAATCTATCAGGGTCTTTCCCTTAAGTAATTGGACGGAAATGGATGTCTGGTATTACTTGAAAAGTGAAGAGATACCTATCGTGCCGATTTATTTTGCGCAAGAGAGAGAGGTAGTTGACAGGGATGGTATCCTGGTTCCCTACAACGACTTGGTTCATCTTAAACCTGGCGAGAAGGTTGAAAAAATTATGTGTCGATTTAGAAGTTTGGGGTGTAGCCCCTGTACCGGGGCAGTTCGATCAGATGCGACGACCATTGATGATATAATTACCGAAGTTGAACAGGCTACGAAGTCGGAAAGGGAAAACCGTATTATTGATCTTACCACTGACAGCTCCATGGAAGATAAGAAAAAGGAGGGATACTTCTAG
- the purH gene encoding bifunctional phosphoribosylaminoimidazolecarboxamide formyltransferase/IMP cyclohydrolase, whose protein sequence is MDKIKRALISVSDKSGIVNLAKGLKNRNIEILSTGGTAKLLRENGIDVIEVSEYTGFPEIMGGRVKTLHPKIHGGLLAVRDNKDHMCQIENLGIGTIDLVVVNLYPFEKTVKAENVTQEEAIENIDIGGPSMIRSAAKNFKHVAVVVNPGRYESLLRELNENNGDLTLETRQQLVLEAFNQTSHYDRVIANYFAMDKEAEYPEIYSLELDKKQELRYGENPHQSSAFYVHKNFEEPCVSNAEQLHGKELSFNNIIDIDVAIEIVKEFEQPSAVLIKHTNPCGVASADTLTEAFSRAYQSDPVSAFGCIVGINRVIDEKTAEAITEPGHFVEAIAAPGFDDKALEILTKKRKWGQDLRLLKLGSLRNLKPEMGSKVLRGVTGGLLVQGKDDLSGQKDKLKVVTKKTPSEDEIEELLFAWKVCKHVKSNAIVISHHKMVVGVGAGQMSRVDSTNIAIQKAGVLPSGAVLASDAFFPFRDSVDIAARNGVVAIIQPGGSKKDDEVIMAADEHGIAMVFAGERHFKH, encoded by the coding sequence ATGGATAAGATAAAGAGGGCCTTGATAAGCGTATCAGACAAGTCAGGGATAGTAAATCTGGCAAAGGGGTTAAAAAACCGCAATATTGAGATTCTTTCTACCGGCGGTACGGCAAAATTATTAAGAGAAAACGGTATTGATGTAATAGAGGTATCTGAGTATACGGGTTTTCCTGAAATAATGGGGGGGAGAGTAAAAACGTTGCACCCTAAGATTCATGGGGGACTCTTGGCTGTAAGGGATAACAAAGACCATATGTGCCAGATAGAAAATCTGGGTATCGGGACTATCGACCTTGTAGTGGTTAATCTGTATCCTTTTGAGAAGACGGTTAAAGCGGAGAATGTTACCCAGGAAGAAGCGATCGAAAATATTGATATCGGAGGACCATCGATGATTCGTTCTGCTGCGAAAAATTTCAAGCATGTTGCAGTAGTCGTTAACCCGGGACGTTATGAATCATTATTACGAGAACTTAATGAGAACAATGGTGATCTTACTCTTGAAACCCGACAACAACTGGTATTGGAGGCATTTAATCAAACGAGTCATTACGATAGAGTAATTGCCAATTATTTTGCAATGGATAAGGAGGCTGAATATCCGGAAATATACAGCCTTGAATTGGATAAAAAACAGGAATTACGATATGGAGAGAATCCTCACCAATCTTCAGCGTTTTATGTGCATAAAAATTTTGAAGAACCGTGTGTTTCAAATGCTGAACAGTTGCATGGTAAGGAGCTCTCTTTTAATAACATCATAGATATTGATGTTGCGATAGAGATTGTCAAGGAATTTGAACAACCATCAGCTGTTTTAATTAAACATACAAACCCCTGCGGTGTTGCATCTGCTGATACCCTTACTGAGGCCTTTTCCAGGGCGTATCAATCTGATCCCGTATCAGCCTTCGGATGTATTGTGGGTATTAACAGGGTGATAGACGAGAAGACTGCTGAGGCCATTACAGAACCGGGTCATTTTGTAGAGGCGATTGCGGCGCCGGGATTTGATGATAAGGCGTTGGAGATTTTAACGAAAAAACGAAAGTGGGGTCAGGATCTTCGATTGCTAAAACTCGGTTCATTACGCAATCTAAAACCTGAAATGGGATCAAAGGTTTTAAGAGGTGTTACCGGCGGTTTGTTGGTTCAGGGCAAAGATGATCTTTCAGGTCAAAAGGACAAGCTTAAAGTGGTAACAAAAAAGACCCCGTCTGAAGATGAAATAGAGGAGCTGTTATTTGCATGGAAGGTGTGCAAGCATGTCAAGTCAAACGCCATAGTTATTTCGCACCATAAGATGGTCGTTGGAGTTGGTGCTGGACAGATGAGCCGGGTTGATTCTACCAATATCGCAATTCAAAAGGCTGGGGTACTGCCATCTGGAGCGGTTTTAGCTTCAGACGCATTTTTTCCTTTTCGAGACAGTGTTGACATTGCGGCCAGGAATGGCGTTGTTGCCATAATTCAACCTGGAGGATCTAAAAAAGATGATGAGGTAATTATGGCTGCAGATGAACATGGTATAGCCATGGTTTTTGCTGGAGAGCGACACTTTAAACACTAG
- the ppdK gene encoding pyruvate, phosphate dikinase produces MMSKYVFFFGDGHAEGDASMKVLLGGKGANLAEMTNLAIPVPPGFTITTEACKAYYNNNKSFPAGLQNEINTNLSSLERLMGAKLGDPDSPLLVSVRSGAAASMPGMMDTVLNLGLNPECVESLIKKTNNERFAWDAYRRFISMFGNVVMGMKHHDFEEVLDRYKKKLHVKNDTELDTVQLKNICEDYLAVYKKRTKTAFPLDPQEQLRKSIIAVFESWNNPRAIKYREIYDIGGLNGTAVNIQAMVFGNRGNDSATGVCFTRNPSTGENKFYGEYLLNAQGEDVVAGIRTPEPIKNLQKTMPKAYKELITIKNHLEKHYKDLQDMEFTIQDKKLFMLQTRNGKRTAHAAVKIAVDMVKEKLIDKKTAINRVVPDQLDQLLHPAFDPKAKKVVIAHGLPASPGGATGRVVFNAEDAEKYAARNEPVILVRIETSPEDIGGMHVSKGILTSRGGMTSHAAVVARGMGICCVAGCGNIQIDYKKEEFVVDGKTVKKGDYISLDGSLGEVALGKIATVEPTLSGSFNTLMKWADEFRKLKIRTNADTPEDAERARNFGAEGIGLCRTEHMFFDEDRIDYVRRMILVAGDVTNLKTAVDEMKAEIEKIPGKIPVALESKLKKAIKSHHEAHSLFTNALKNLLPMQRGDFEKIFTVMKGLPVTIRLLDPPLHEFLPKEDSLQRKIAKKTGISLSAVKEKINNLQEVNPMLGLRGCRLGIIYPDIYKMQVQAIIEAALNTKQKGIKVMPEIMIPLIGTVGEMEILKNDVLEVANTILRKRGIKLNYKIGTMIEIPRAALTADQIATHAEFFSFGTNDLTQMAYGFSRDDVGSFIPQFIKLGILKKDPFQVLDQSGIGQLVQIGIEKGRQTRPDLKIGICGEHGGEPSSIEFCHNNKMDYVSCSPFRVPIARLAAAQAALKEEK; encoded by the coding sequence ATGATGAGTAAGTATGTATTCTTTTTTGGTGATGGGCATGCTGAAGGTGATGCATCGATGAAGGTCCTGCTTGGTGGTAAAGGAGCCAATCTGGCTGAAATGACAAATCTCGCAATTCCTGTGCCTCCCGGTTTCACAATTACAACAGAAGCTTGTAAAGCGTACTACAATAATAATAAATCCTTTCCTGCCGGTCTTCAAAATGAAATCAATACAAATCTCTCCTCTTTAGAACGTTTAATGGGAGCCAAATTAGGTGATCCGGATAGTCCCTTACTGGTATCTGTCCGAAGCGGTGCCGCCGCTTCAATGCCGGGAATGATGGATACAGTTTTAAACTTAGGGTTAAACCCTGAGTGTGTGGAAAGCCTTATAAAAAAAACCAATAATGAAAGATTCGCATGGGATGCTTACCGGCGTTTTATCTCTATGTTTGGTAATGTTGTTATGGGCATGAAACATCACGACTTTGAAGAGGTGCTTGACAGATACAAGAAAAAATTACACGTGAAAAATGACACAGAACTTGACACAGTTCAGCTGAAAAATATCTGTGAGGATTATCTGGCTGTTTACAAAAAAAGAACAAAAACAGCATTTCCCCTAGATCCACAGGAGCAATTGCGCAAATCGATTATCGCAGTTTTTGAATCCTGGAATAATCCGAGAGCGATTAAATATAGAGAAATTTATGACATCGGGGGGTTAAACGGTACCGCGGTAAACATACAGGCTATGGTCTTTGGAAACAGGGGTAACGATTCAGCAACAGGAGTCTGTTTTACCAGGAACCCTTCAACTGGGGAAAACAAATTCTATGGCGAATATTTACTTAATGCACAGGGAGAAGACGTGGTAGCTGGGATACGCACTCCTGAACCAATAAAAAATCTGCAAAAAACAATGCCTAAAGCCTATAAAGAGTTGATAACCATAAAAAATCATCTGGAAAAACACTACAAAGATCTTCAGGACATGGAATTTACGATCCAGGACAAAAAGTTATTCATGCTTCAGACAAGAAATGGGAAACGAACCGCACATGCCGCTGTAAAGATTGCAGTTGATATGGTCAAGGAGAAACTCATTGATAAAAAAACAGCCATTAATCGAGTCGTTCCCGACCAGCTGGACCAGCTTCTCCATCCTGCATTTGACCCGAAAGCCAAAAAGGTTGTAATCGCTCATGGTCTTCCCGCTTCACCAGGTGGCGCAACGGGTAGAGTAGTATTTAATGCAGAGGATGCCGAAAAGTATGCGGCCAGGAATGAGCCGGTAATCCTCGTAAGAATTGAAACTTCTCCTGAAGATATTGGCGGCATGCATGTCTCAAAAGGAATCCTTACCTCTCGGGGAGGTATGACATCACACGCAGCAGTAGTAGCAAGAGGAATGGGAATTTGCTGTGTAGCCGGATGCGGCAACATCCAGATTGACTACAAAAAAGAAGAGTTTGTCGTAGACGGTAAAACGGTTAAGAAAGGTGACTATATCTCTCTTGATGGTTCCCTTGGTGAGGTTGCTTTAGGAAAAATAGCCACCGTTGAGCCGACGCTGAGTGGCAGTTTTAACACTCTCATGAAATGGGCAGATGAATTCCGCAAGCTTAAGATCAGAACAAACGCTGATACACCGGAAGATGCTGAAAGAGCAAGAAATTTTGGTGCTGAGGGTATCGGGCTCTGCAGGACGGAACATATGTTTTTTGATGAAGACCGAATAGACTATGTACGGCGAATGATACTTGTCGCTGGAGATGTGACCAATCTCAAAACAGCGGTTGACGAAATGAAAGCCGAGATAGAAAAAATACCAGGCAAAATACCTGTTGCATTAGAGAGTAAATTGAAGAAGGCAATAAAGAGCCACCATGAAGCACATTCTCTCTTTACAAACGCATTAAAAAATCTGCTTCCCATGCAAAGGGGTGACTTCGAAAAGATCTTCACCGTTATGAAGGGTCTTCCCGTAACTATAAGGCTTCTTGATCCACCCTTGCACGAGTTCTTACCGAAAGAGGATTCTCTGCAAAGGAAAATTGCAAAAAAAACAGGAATAAGTCTTTCTGCAGTCAAAGAGAAGATCAACAATCTTCAGGAAGTTAATCCGATGCTGGGATTGAGAGGTTGCCGTCTTGGCATCATTTACCCGGATATCTACAAAATGCAGGTGCAGGCAATAATCGAAGCAGCCCTTAATACAAAGCAGAAGGGTATAAAAGTTATGCCTGAAATAATGATTCCCCTTATTGGAACAGTTGGAGAGATGGAGATCCTGAAAAATGATGTCCTGGAGGTGGCAAATACCATATTGAGGAAGAGGGGAATCAAGCTGAATTACAAAATCGGTACAATGATAGAAATCCCGAGAGCAGCCTTAACGGCCGACCAGATTGCCACACATGCAGAGTTTTTCTCTTTCGGAACAAACGATTTGACGCAAATGGCATATGGATTCAGCAGGGACGATGTTGGCTCATTCATCCCGCAGTTTATAAAACTTGGTATTTTGAAAAAAGATCCTTTTCAGGTCCTCGACCAATCAGGAATAGGACAGTTGGTGCAGATCGGCATTGAAAAAGGAAGACAGACAAGACCGGATCTCAAGATCGGCATATGTGGAGAACACGGCGGAGAACCATCATCAATCGAATTTTGTCATAACAACAAGATGGACTACGTAAGCTGTTCCCCCTTCAGGGTGCCTATTGCACGTCTCGCAGCAGCTCAAGCGGCATTAAAGGAAGAGAAATAG
- a CDS encoding tetratricopeptide repeat protein: MENLPSEKIKNFLILTKDVYVAKPLRYIINFFSWYFYQKETLEGKLKQKDTQIDNLKTQLNVVNHMYEEGRNLLKEQKKDLEEMLKIERKGANIPSRIELEVEKIKVSQRSRVKINKLKAKIERLTNAGIPTTPEGYYELGLIAYCNEKYEEAIKQWETVLKLDKNSLDTCHNLGIVYYKVGLYDETISLLSKVIKIHPKDSSAHYCLGLAQSEKENFDAAISALKKASLYDPDNEQILYNLGLSYEKNGEVNEAVEAYNSVLELNPKHTDAAYHAGVIYREKGAFDMAISQLHTVLKMSPNSIGAYYNLGSSYKEKNMISAAKTQFELALKINPAHVASLYNLALIAKEENNHEDAVSHLRKICTIDAKHPGSHYLLGLIWYKEAKYADAVSEFKTALDIDEGNADVHYHLGRTYLKKKMPDEAISSFKKAIRFDKSHVNALLELGISYNNLQIHEKAITLFEKVLRLEPNSAPCHYNLGIAYKARTKLYESSSSYKKALEINPDYAEAWNGIGTVYKETGKTDEAISAHSRALEINPSYSEAHNNLGIIYDDMGRLEDAISHYNKALQISPDFAEVYNNLGVSYSKQGEEDKAVRHYKAALDLNPNYAEAFNNLGAVYISKDMVNEAVEQYKMAIEINPQYAEAHNNLGIAYTKKAKFTQAISHYKEAIKINPGYVAAYYNIGMTYTKKRMYDLAIDSLKKTIDLNPNDESAHYNLGIVYSKKRMYDDAILEFQKVIDANPNLPSVHYNLGVAYREKGMLLQARREVYLYKKLNSRR; the protein is encoded by the coding sequence ATGGAAAATCTGCCATCAGAAAAAATTAAGAATTTCCTGATATTGACAAAAGACGTTTATGTCGCTAAACCGTTAAGGTATATAATTAATTTTTTTTCCTGGTACTTTTACCAAAAAGAAACCCTTGAGGGCAAATTAAAACAAAAGGATACTCAGATTGACAATTTAAAAACACAATTAAATGTGGTCAATCATATGTATGAAGAGGGGAGAAATCTTTTAAAAGAACAAAAGAAGGACCTGGAGGAAATGCTCAAGATAGAGCGGAAAGGTGCCAATATCCCCTCCAGAATAGAGCTGGAAGTGGAAAAAATCAAGGTCTCACAAAGGTCTAGAGTTAAGATCAACAAGCTAAAGGCCAAAATAGAGAGATTGACCAATGCAGGCATCCCTACGACACCTGAAGGGTATTATGAACTTGGCCTCATAGCATACTGCAATGAAAAATATGAGGAAGCAATAAAACAGTGGGAAACCGTTCTCAAACTGGACAAAAACAGCCTGGATACCTGCCACAACCTTGGAATTGTGTATTATAAGGTTGGCCTGTATGATGAAACCATTTCTCTGCTCAGCAAAGTAATAAAGATTCACCCGAAAGATTCATCCGCACATTATTGTCTCGGCCTTGCTCAATCAGAGAAAGAAAATTTTGATGCTGCAATTTCTGCCTTAAAGAAAGCCTCTCTTTACGACCCGGATAACGAACAGATCCTTTATAACCTTGGCCTGTCTTACGAAAAAAATGGAGAAGTGAACGAAGCGGTTGAAGCTTACAATTCAGTCCTTGAATTAAATCCAAAACATACAGATGCCGCATACCATGCTGGTGTCATTTACCGGGAAAAAGGAGCTTTTGATATGGCAATTTCCCAGCTTCATACGGTCCTGAAAATGTCCCCAAACAGCATAGGTGCTTACTATAATCTCGGTTCCAGCTACAAAGAGAAAAACATGATATCCGCTGCAAAAACACAGTTTGAGCTTGCCCTGAAAATCAACCCTGCACATGTAGCGTCCCTCTACAACCTTGCTCTTATCGCTAAAGAAGAAAATAATCATGAAGACGCTGTTTCTCATTTAAGAAAAATCTGCACGATAGATGCTAAGCACCCGGGTTCACATTATCTTCTGGGACTCATATGGTATAAAGAAGCAAAATACGCAGATGCCGTTTCCGAATTTAAAACAGCACTGGATATTGATGAAGGCAATGCCGATGTTCACTACCATCTTGGCCGTACTTACCTGAAGAAAAAGATGCCTGATGAAGCAATCTCTTCTTTTAAAAAGGCAATACGGTTTGATAAGTCACACGTAAATGCATTATTAGAATTGGGGATTTCTTATAATAATCTCCAGATACACGAAAAGGCCATTACTTTGTTCGAAAAGGTTTTAAGACTGGAGCCAAACAGTGCGCCATGTCATTACAACCTGGGAATTGCATACAAAGCCAGGACCAAGTTGTACGAATCCAGCTCATCATATAAGAAGGCTCTTGAAATCAACCCTGATTATGCCGAGGCGTGGAATGGTATTGGAACAGTCTACAAGGAAACAGGGAAAACAGATGAAGCTATTTCTGCTCACAGCCGGGCTTTGGAAATCAACCCCTCTTATTCAGAAGCGCATAATAATCTTGGCATCATATATGACGATATGGGGAGACTGGAAGACGCCATCTCTCATTATAATAAGGCTCTTCAGATCAGCCCGGATTTTGCCGAAGTATACAACAATCTTGGTGTATCCTATTCCAAACAAGGCGAAGAAGATAAAGCTGTTCGACACTATAAAGCCGCCCTTGACTTAAACCCGAACTATGCAGAGGCATTCAACAATTTAGGTGCGGTTTATATCAGCAAAGACATGGTTAATGAAGCTGTCGAACAGTACAAAATGGCCATTGAGATCAACCCACAATATGCTGAAGCACACAATAATCTTGGAATTGCCTACACAAAGAAAGCGAAGTTTACCCAGGCAATTTCACACTATAAGGAAGCAATAAAAATAAATCCCGGATACGTAGCAGCTTATTACAACATCGGTATGACGTATACAAAAAAGAGAATGTACGACCTTGCCATAGATTCACTGAAAAAGACTATTGATCTAAATCCTAATGACGAATCTGCCCATTATAATTTAGGAATCGTCTATAGCAAGAAGCGGATGTATGATGATGCTATTCTCGAATTCCAGAAAGTAATAGACGCTAATCCTAACTTACCAAGCGTCCACTATAATCTAGGAGTAGCGTATCGTGAAAAAGGCATGTTGCTTCAGGCAAGGAGAGAAGTATACTTATACAAAAAATTAAACAGCCGAAGATAA